The Cyprinus carpio isolate SPL01 chromosome B8, ASM1834038v1, whole genome shotgun sequence genome segment gactccaaacctttgaacagtatcaatctttttttttcccagaagcaCTTTTTCACTATTAATGTTTTGAGCAATCATTCAAAGTTCAACATCACTTGCATGACATACGAGTTCACAGAAATCCTGTAGTGCTCAATATTACAGTTACCAGCATCTCATACTGAATTCTTTTATAGCatgcatgcaaaataaataaataaaaaacacacattattaatgGGGGGCAATTCACTGTCTTTCAAATCTACACCTTAGATCCTCTGAACTATAATTCCTCCTGCTCTCattctttttaactttgtgtTCTGTGTGGCAATGTGGGTCACTCTCTGTTTCCCAAGAGGAATGACAGAGTGACATCCAGCTCATCTCTGGAGCTTTAGGGAGTGTTTATACACGCTGTGTTTGCCACGGCTCTGTTTGTCATGCAGTTAATCTTTGACATTGAAAAGATTGAAGACTGCAAGAATCTAACCTTCCCACCCAATATACTTTAGACCCCATGAAGGGGCAGGCTTTCCTGAAAACTCCTCAAATTATGACACGGACGCTCACACGTACCCTCTCGTATCCTGCCCGTTGAGCTGACATAGAACATCCTCGATGGCGTTATTGTGGTAGCATCTCAAAGAGACTGACCTCGGTTTCGCAGTGTCGAAATACAGATATCATTAGTGCCTCTGAGACCCAAGGGAGGGAAATTTTTGCTATCTCTCCCATGCCATCCATCACAATGACTGTGGatctttccttaaaaaaaatctgcacgATTAACAAAACGACCTTCTCTGAACTCCATGGATGGTTCATTCCAGATGGGGTTAAAGGGAGCAAAGCTCCAATGGGTTTGAACACTCATTAATTTTTCACGCAGTTTTCACAAGAACATAAATAgcaacaatataaataaacatgccttCAGCATATCATAACAGTTGTTCATTCTTAAAAAGAAAGATCCCAAAAAGTAGTTCTCagcaatgccacagaagaaccatttttggttccccaaagagcCTTTTAGtgaacatttgtaaaaataactattttttcttagtgtgaagaacatttttccactttaaagattccatggatgtcaAAGGTTCTTCATTGAACCATGAAATCCATTTatgaacatttctttttaaaagtgttggATGAAAGTTTTGTTCAAGAAGCCCTTAAGGGAGTACAGTTTGCTTTGTAAGAACCATCGTGTTAAACATCTAGAAACATCCAGACAGCACTGTATCTGCTATTTTCATTTGCCCACATATTATCTTTTTTTGATATTAGCTAGCTGCTCATAGACAGGCCGTGTTTACAGTTTTAAGCAGGACACAGGATTCTAAACATCTAGGGGATGTTAGACTAAAGTCCAGAGGTGCTTGTAATGTTTTGAATGTAGATGATTATCAACAGTGGTTTATCGCGAGAGACTGATGTAAGGCTGGTTAACTCAGTGATAATGAACATGTGAGGTATCCACATAGATAACACAGTTGAAGCAGTCCAGTCTTAAAAAACAAAGTGCATATTGATTAAATGTCAACTTATCATTGATTTCTGTCTGCGATGTTGACTTCCGTGTAGCAGCTCACAGACAGAATAAACATGCAACAGAATGTCTAAATGGCTGCTCAACAAACGCCAACATTTCAAACATTCTTAAGTTGTTTGTTAGATTTGGAATGTTGAGAAACAGAACTGTCATGTTCACACTGACCCACCACAGCCAAGAACTAAAGATGATGTTTGTTGTGTGAGTGTGAAGCAGACTTTAGTCACTTAGCAAAGGAAGTTAGAAAGGTATAAACTGATTTGCAAAATGTCAAGACATTCATGAAACTTTGTTCAACTCAACAAAATGTCTTTCTTGCTTAtagagttaattaaaaaaaaaaatttttctaaaagagattaataattttattcagcaaggatttctttgcatttaattgatcaaaggtgacaataaaaatacttataaacttgccatttctgtttattaaagattAGGGTTAGGGATAAAATgagaaaacatgcattaaaaatgcatcacagtttcctgaaaaatattaagcacgaaaattgttttcaacattgataataaacaataaatgtctcttgagctgcaaatcatcatattagaacgattttctgaaggatcatgtgacaccaaagactagagtaatgatgctgaagatttaactttgcatcacaggaataaatatattagaaaacagtgatttttaataatttaataatatttcacaatataactatttatatatacagtagtcaacatttgaagtggatcaaaaccaaaccaaaacaatacctattcttgtcttaggacaactttggttaacttttttgatccactttactgtatatactgtatatatacaaatatacatatacatatatatatatatatatatatatggtgtgtgtgtgtgtgtgtgtgtgtgtgttggtaaaataaatgtagcattggtTAGCATTAGAAACTacattcaaaatcatttaaaatatttaaccaaCCCCaagataaaaagatagatagatagaacatttCTTTATCTAAGGAACCAATTAATGAGGTTCATTCTGGGATGCTTTATAAACAAAGCAGACTTTATGTATGCAGGACACGTACTGCTGCTTTTTTTATAATCCATTCAAAACCATCCATTAAAAACTGTatcattttaaaaactcttttaaagAGATTCAAGAAtagttatttgatattttaagaatttaCCAAAACGCTCTACTGGTAGCGCTGAGAATTTGTAGAGAAAACCGATTTTGTGTACTCACCAGCGCTGATGTTGCATGTGCTGGATCTCAGCTTGCTGTGCCTCTTGCATTTGTGATGTTGACAGCAGTTCAGCCCCTGACGTCCAACACTTGCCAAACACACACTGGAACACACATGCGCAAAACAAACAGCGCTTCCCTCCAACACAAACCATTAATTCAAACACATACCAGTACATGTGAGTTTAAACACAGGGTCACGGAAAGTCGATAATACACCAAGAAGGACAATTTAACATTGTCCTGTCCAGCTTTTAAGATCAACTTCAAAGCTGGCGTAAAAAGTTAAGAACCGATATTTAATGGTTTGGACCTGTTGCACAGAATCAGAAAGGGAAGTGATGGGAATGAGGAGCTGTTTAAGTGAAATAATGATGTTTCACTATGTGAATGAGTGGGCTCATTAGAACATTCCCAGCAGCCCAGTGTTTATAAACAGCCCTAGTTCATCTAGCTGATGGATGAGCGCACGCTATCTCTCCGTTCTTCCTGCCGCTCCTCAGAGAACATCCTTGCTCAGCCAGGGTTTCACAACCACTCCGATACACTCCCACGTGTCACTACACAATTCAGCTGCAGGCACGCAACTCAAGACCCCcttatctgtctctctcttcctcacgcacacacagagacCCCAACCCCTCTTCTGCTTCATGGGTGGGCCCTTCATGTCCTTCGCTGGGGGCAGAGGGGACATTCTAAGGGTTGCAGATCCCGCCCTGATGCTCTTAACTCACAGGATGCTATTGACAGCGACTGTTATAATGAGGAAAAACAACATAGATGTGTTTTTCCAGGAACAACAGGGCTGCTGATATGAACCACAGGGTAGACAATGTTCTTcctgaaacaaaaatgtttccaaGAAATTCAAATAGGCACTGTTTTGGAACCTACTGAGCTGACTACATTATAAGGTAACAGTAGCACAAAAGCAACGCAAACATTATTCCAAAAGTTACACAGGACAATTACAAAGCCTTCTAAGAATTAGCTTATTTTGGCCAAATTCAAAGGCAGCATCAAAAGGAAATCCAATAATGTACTGCAAGTTCTTCGAGTTTGTCGGCAGACAAATTTTACACATTTGTCTGctgtatatttctatataaaggAACACTATTGATATGACACAGAATTGCTCTCTATGGAGATCAGTGTTCTTTTATTGTTAAAGGGACAGGTCACCCAAaataaatttctgtcattaattactcaccctcatgtcgttccaaacctgtaagacccttgttcgtcttcagaacacaaattaagatattttggatgaaatcctagagctttctgaccctgccaACGGCATTGCAATACTCTCCTGAATGCATGGCAGAGATTGACatgaagagaagaattgttgaataaagtcattatttgtggGGGggtttgcacacaaaaagtattctcattgcttcataaaattacggttgaaccactgatgtcacatgaactattttaacaatgtccttactacctttctggaccttgaatgtgtcagttgcattgctgtctatgcagggtcagaaagctcttggatttcatcaaaaatatcttaatttgtgttccgaagatgaaaaagggtcttacagatttggaacgacatgagggtgagtaattaatgacagaattatcattcttgggtgaactatgcctttaactaaaactattaaaaatatttttattaactgaaggataaaatataaatattagaaagtgtaaacttttaaagaatgaaatgaactggcaactaactgaaaaaagttgcagtactaaagttactaaacctataaaataataaaattacagctaaatagaaatgtcaaaaaaaattacaaaagcatataaaatcactaaaattacCAAATTCTCCAAAagggaaaactgaaaatataagaccatttaatatattaataaatacaaaaacagaatatTAATCTTACTGATGGAGATCCATTTCATTTAGGCAGCAAAGGCTAGGTTATAAAACAGAACTTAATTTTATAACAAACGCCATTAAAAGCTCCTGCGCTGAgaacaaaagtaaaaatgaaactttaaacCTTTGGAAGGGTAATTGTTGCATTAACATGCAATCAGTATTTACCCTACAATAGCAAATAACAGGATTAGAAATAAACATTACCATTGAGATGCCTGAAGATGCTCCAGCAGATCAACTTGACCTTTGGCCTCCAAGTTGAAAAACCTCCTCAAATGTGGATACTGGCAATATGGCAATCCAATGCAAACTCAAATTCACCTCTCGCTGTTCCATTATTTAGTGGCCGCTTTTCAAGTTCCTATCAATTCCTTATAGATAAATCTGTTTCATAATGAATTTTCAGAAGCAAAATGAGTGGCAAGAGCAATTTAATGATGATTTGTTTGGAAAGATAAATATGAAGGAGATTTAGAGAAATTGATTGTCCACACCAAAAAAGAAACAGTTCAAGCATGTTTGGCTTCAGAAAAACACAAATCTTTAGTGAGTGTTGTGCTGTGATACAGaactaaaaagaagaaaacaggcAAAGTAAATAAGAACTACAGTAAAGGTACCTACTGACTGACAGGTGTAGCGTTAAATCAAATCAAAGGCCacagtataaaaattaaaaacatctttacaacggtaaaacatttttgacaataGATTGCACAAAAACAGCCTATTAACATCATTACAGTACACAGATTTAAGGCAGAACATTTTCACAGTTCTGAGTCAAGACTGCTAGATCTGCCGAACGCAGCATTCATTCCACTGTACATAACAGAAAAATTACACAATTGCAtgcattgtatataaaaaaaaaaaactgaattctgaAGTACAGTACAAACATTACAAAAGTGTTTCAATAAGTCCCTTTGGTGCCAAACATTGAACCAATTCAGAAAGTTAACTATTTACCATCAGACAAAAATATCTTTAACCACTGACACTGCTAGGTATAAAACCTACTGAAATAAAATCTAGATAAaactattagaaaaaaaaagggggattcTTGACTGTCAGCTGTGGCTGTGGAAATGTGAAGATCTCCAGCATTTCATCCAATCACCGCAGGAATGGGAATTGTTCAGTTATGTAGAAGTGCAGCGGTCTCTTCGTCTCCACCTGCAGAATCCCGAGGAGATTTGCTGTACATCATGAACTGCACGGATATCTAAAGAAAAGCGTTAAGGCAAAAAGccaaaataatttcaaactaTTCTGAATGAATTCAAACAAGGCTCAGTGCTCATGGGATTCTGACAAATGAGCTTCACATGAAAGGAAGTCACATGGCCTCAGTGATGTAAAACACACAGCTGGATGCTATGGCAACAATCAGAGTTTTGTCAATATATGTGACCTCAAGTGTTCCAGAAGGTCAAACACAAAATGACTCAAGCATTTATGCAATATTGTCTATAACATTAGTCATGTGACCTTTGACTGCATGTTTTCAAAACAAACCGTGTCAACTAACCAATGTAATTCAGCACCAACACTGTCAAACCAGGTTTTGAGAAAACCTCACAGTTCAGCGTTTTATTTTAGCGtcactgattttattatttaattttctaactttaaagttttattttgttgcttttttgtctactttttaaaatatagtttttattcatttccatttcaGTTTCAATCAAGTTAAACTAGacagaaatgaaagagaaaaaaaaattgccaaaattaaataggtttatatttttatgtatgtatgtgtgtgtgtgtgtgtgtgtgtgtgtatatatatatatatatatatatatatatatatatatacacaaaataatataaatatatttatatttaggcaattataaatatatatataggcaatatatatatatatatatatatatatatatatatatatatatatatattattattattgttttttttttttttttcagtcaacatttattaacataaaatgtattatttttgttttagttttggttaactataataatcctagTGTGTCTCTGACAAAAACTTACCCATTATTAAATAACATCTTTCTGTGgctacattattaaataatattacaataaagccTGTTTTAGGTCCATTACGGTTTTTGCCATGGCATTATTTTCATGCAAATTTCATGAGCATGTTTTGTCCTCCAAATTCTCATTTTGATAATGCATTTAGAAATGTCATATCTTTAGTTCTATGAGGACTGTGCTGGGAATCAGTGACCTCACTAACAGCTCAGTGGCTAACACGTGGCTTTAAAGGATACAATAAGGTCAAGTGAGAGTGTTCCCAGGCTGCCGATGAGCCAGGGGAGGTGGTGTATGATATAGCTGGCCTCTCCCTGCCCTGGATCTGGGTTCTTCAGTAGCACGCTGATGCCATATGTTGTGTTTCCCAGAATCACCAGAGCAAATAGGAAAAAAGACACGCCCTCAGTTGACTTCCTCCGAAACTGAAAGACAGCAAGAAATATTTCAACTACACTAAGAAGCAATACCTGTACTTAAGCGCTGCATGCATATGTAGCATGCAAATGTATGAATAATAACTGTAGTCAGTCACTGCACTGACACAACAGATGTCTGCAATGATTATCGTTTCCAAAGCAACATTAAACATgtagaaaataattcaaataaataagaaatgatattttgtattaacaaaataatgacttttagaGACTTTTAAGGAGTAgtgaaaattgctgaaaatgtgctcacgctcaggccatccaagatgtagatgagtttgtttctttatcacaAAAGATTAGAAGAAATTTAGCAtgacgtcacttgctcaccagtggatcctctgtagtgaatgggtgccgtcagaattagagtccaaacagctgataaaaacatcacaataatccacacaactccagtccatcatttaacatcttgtgaaCCGAAGAGCCATGTGTTTGtacaaaaacaaatccatcactaagACATTTTGAACAATTGTTTCTAGCTATAATGtgaatcctctatccataatagtGATTCCACAGTGAAAAAGTAGTCTCacctgaatcaagagagaaatatgcacagatcaagcacagtttacaagaaAAACAATCCAGtacagttctaaacaaacattttggtgtgagaagacaacaggagatggactttttcactggaggaagagttatgGATTTTGGACACATATTCTGGCCAAAAGAAACAGTTTaagcttaaaatataataacaagaaattaattaaaggactggagtggtgtggatcacttgtggattattgtgatgtttttatcagctgtttggactctcattctgacggcacccattcactacagaggatccattggtgagaaagtgatgtaatgctacatttcttcaaatctgttccaataaataaacaccctcatgccatccaagatgtagaacaGATTgagtacatttccagcaaatttcAAGAGTGGATTTTAGCCTTGCAAGGCCCCTTTTGTGAGATCTAATgtccaaacaatgaaaaatactgttgcaaatattagaaataaagttgcaaactCAACAATGAACACATTATGTGCAAAATACAAtgcaaaagagaaaacaatgtCCCATAACTTCTAAAATCAGAAGTTTTAAAGACACTGATGGGGGGCAGGAACAGATtacttaaaaagttaaaaaaaaaagttactgtcaAGAAATTGTTATAATGGAAACAATCATAACAGCCCTAAAAAATAGGTTCTTATTACTGAAACATGTaccttattaatataaaaatgcatttattaatgtaaataaattagtaTGACTTTCTTAAGATTTCGGGATGACATATTACCTGAACATATTCGGGAGAGATTTTGTGAAATTCATCAACACATACATGCAGTAAGACTTACATTAGTGTACATCTGTGGCAGTCTGGAGCATAAATACAGTACTGAAGATATAGAGCCGAAGACAAAGCCTATAATCTCCTTTGTATCAAAgggctgaaaaacacaaaaacaatcaagTCTCAAATCAATGCTGCAATCACATAAATGAATGAAGTGCATTTCAACTCAATGATAAAAGTAACTCTACTCACCTGCACAGAACCGCTGTCCCCCTCCACCGCCAGCAGCGCCCGGCCCTTGAACCCCACAGGCATCTGATCCTCTAGGGCTGAGCGAGGGAGGCTACGGAGGGACGATGAAATTCCCAGAAGACATAGCACGCTGACCGCATTCAGCAATGCACTGTTACTGGCTGCAGAGGAGAAAGACAGTTCTAGGAATTAGCGTTTCAGGCATCAGCACATTCTTATAACAGACTGTGAAATATACAGTTATGTAGGGAGAGATGGGACACTGAGAGCCATTCTTGAACACTGTTACTATAACAAATCTTTTcaagaattaaaataaagatgacagtttaagtactaaaattattcaaactaaaactgatatGAATATCATTTAaggctatatagaaatataaaacaaaactaaaacctaaacttaaaaaaaaaaaaaaaatgaaaatataaattaaaattaaatacaaactataaatgaatacaataacagtatataaataaattatgtatatactgttagagtatttattcatattttgtatttaattttagtattaattaaaacaatatactataataaaatataaacaatactaatattaaaagctttataaaatattagtaaataccATAGTAATATAGAATACTAaccactgtatatatgtgtgtgtgtatctactgTGCACATTTAATGCAAcatagttgcaaaaaaaaaaaaagcaggtgtGTCAGGAAAAATTTTCCTGGAGACAAAAATGGATATGTCTTGAAAGCAACCAGAGCCTATCAACAAATGTACATAACAACAAATGTACATaacaatatttacattaataaatgcatttttatattaataaggtacatgttttaataataagAACCTATTTTTTAGGGCTATCAAGATTGTTTCCATTATAACAATTTCTCGACAgtaactttttttactttttaagtaatCTGTTCCTGCCCCCCATCAGTGTCTTTAAAACTTCTGATTTTAGAAGTTGTCACAAGTTATGTACATTGTTTGTTATGTACATTGTTTATAGAGCCTATCCTTATGATACACTGAAGTAACTAGTGAAGTATAATTTCCAGCTCACCCCTCGACTTATTCTTCAGTTTATAGTAATAGTACATTGACAGCATTAACAGGTCTGCCAGGACGTAGTACACTGCGGTGTATTtctaaaagagaaaagagagtgatgaatataaaatattaaataataataaaatcaggcCTCAGTTCAAACTACAGCAAAACTagaatcatttaataataaaaaaaaaagatcatttagGGTTCATTTCCATTTAATGAGCAGATATTTTAtctaaagtaataaataaagaatgTGACAATTGTTGCTTACCTGTAGTGGAAGTTGATCAGCCAAGAACGATCCAATAAGATTGCACGAGTCACCGGCCAGCCAAAATAACAGGAACCAAATCGACAGAGCGCTGTCCATATTTCCTGTCTTGCAGGAACTGTAGTATTGCCTACAGTAACAGTCAGTATGAGCTCATCATTTCTCATCATGGGCAAAATGTGTCACTCTACACATAgaaactaccgttcaaaagtttgggtgacagtaatgtttttaaaaatgagtctctaatgctcaccaaggatgcatttatttgatcaaaaatacagcaaaaatagtaaTAGTGCACAatactattactttttaaaataaatgttacacatgttttaaaatgtaatttaattctgtcatgcaaagctgaattgtcagcatcatcactcagtgtcacatgatcaatcagaaatcattctgatatactatTAACTAATAACATAacgaataaaagtattcatttccctttaaaaaaaaaaacataccattccCATATTCTTGAATGTTTATAAGAAATGTTAACAATTATTGCTGTGCCTGAATGAATTTTATATCTATTATGACAAAACTAAGCCATACACAGTGCCTACTTACGGTAGTGAAGACACCATGAAGCACACTATGGACAGCAGTCCGAGAACAACACTGGCGATGTCTCTGCCATCCTGGGCACATTCTCCCAGTCCATACCAGATCCACTCGATCCCGTGCGGGCACAGAGAGCTGAAGTTCCCATCACCGCCGAGCACAGCTCCACCCGACATCACTGGAACACAGCAGTGAGGAATCATGAGGAATGGCACTGGCACATCGCGTTCTTATACAGACAGCCCAGGTGGGGTgaaaacagaaatgttatggTTCCTGGTGATTCGTCCAAACAACGTGCAGTGAGGTTTAAACACTTACGGAACCAAATACGttaatacatgcatacatgttACCTGTGATGTAGATCTTCAGCTACTGAGGTAGAAAAGTAGCCGTATGTCGATCTTAGTCGGCTGTTGCCTCGAGAGGAAAACAAACAAGTCGTCAAAAAACCGAGCTCATCGTTTAGCGCTGTGGTTGGATCGTTGAGACGCGACGTCATCATCGGTGAACAAACCGGAAGCCTCGCTAGTGACTCATttcgcgaatcggttctttcgaactGTTCATTTAAGAGATCCGGTACAAAAAAAAGAAcgattcagcttttttttttttttatggggtcaTGACGTAAATGCGTCATGTGATCCTTGAAATATCACATGCTCTAAAATTTTCACAAACTTTTAacttatattattaatacaagaTGTAATTGCATGTGTCCCGGACAGATCAGCATGATTCAGCTTATAAAACGTAAAAAGTTCATTTAGAACCGAAATATAAAGTGAATTTACATTAAACAACACtacaattacttatttaaataagATACGTATTCTATAAAAGTCGTGTGATTGCAAGTGGCAAACGTTCCGTAGAAATCGAGAAGCGCTCGAGCGATTCAGTGCGAatcgtgaacgaatcgttcagaTCCATTTTCTGAACCGGTTCGACCGATCGCTAACATTTAACTCAAGTCGTAGTTGTGTCAGTTTCTGTACATTCcgaatattaatattagatttaaTGTAgcgtttttttttcatagaacaaAACAAACTATAATAACGCTTAATTTAAGTTAAcgataacaataataaatctcTACAAGTCATTTTCCCACCGAATGTGTTTTGGTCAACAAATCACAGTTAGGCACTACATGGTCAGCAACATGTCTGACATTTTCACAAACCGGTGtgaaggtagtttttttttttttttttttatgttaaaccGTACACCTTTGATCAGTTAAATGTGTTGAGTAGCCTACAGAGCTTCGAACCGCTAACTTTAAAAATGAGCTAAATGCATTACCCGTGTGTAATGAAATGGGGGGCAAATCAGCAGAATTGTCTTTACCTTCAGGCAGTGTACCGCTCCGTCTCCTCCGGACACAAACAGCGGCTCCGCTCGCATCAGCTGATCATCACACATGACTTCATGTCCATTCAGCAAAAACAGGACGCGCAGGTGTGACGCAAAACGTGATTTCCTAAGAGTCTAGTCCACGCTGCAGAAACGAACATGTACACAAGAACATTTACACgactaatttgtaaaaaaaaaaaaaatggccctcATTTTAACTCCAGTAAACGTTTCTCATTGGTAGGTTCATTTTTATAGTCATTAACTGTGTAGAAATAACCTTAAGTcatgactacaaaaaaaaaaaaaaaaaaaaactattgcccAGGAAACAATATACAATTCACTGAACAGGCTGAGCATTTCTGGAAACACGTGATGAAACTTGCCATTAAGAAATTTTACACTGATTAAACCAATCACGAAGCACCATATATCATTTTGAGATGTTGTAAACAATACAAGTAATACCATTgtgaaatgcaaataataaatgtatgcaaAACCCACGTGTGACAACTTGCCTCAGTTTGACATAGAAATACCCCTGCCATGGAACAGTTAAAATCTACATTTAGTACCATGGCTGACTTGTCTGAAGGTATCCCGCTTCTTGACCCAGAAGTTACAGGAAAGTTTGGAGAATAAAAttcagagatattttattcaAGAAGGTTTTAGAACTGTATAATACTGCGTTTTATATAAATTACTGGATTTCAAATTATTGGAATGTACAAATTCCAACTCACTTCAACATTTACTCAACATCCAAGACTATAACCATTCTAAATGTAACAATGGCAATActgtagtttatatataattgGAATGAAATAAACAATGCTTGTTTAAAGTACTTTTGTATTGGCTTTGGTCAGGTGGCACAGACACCCATTTAATATGCATCCTTTGAGTTAAAGGGTCCGCGATTAAAGTTTCCAACAATCC includes the following:
- the slc66a1 gene encoding lysosomal amino acid transporter 1 homolog — its product is MSGGAVLGGDGNFSSLCPHGIEWIWYGLGECAQDGRDIASVVLGLLSIVCFMVSSLPQYYSSCKTGNMDSALSIWFLLFWLAGDSCNLIGSFLADQLPLQKYTAVYYVLADLLMLSMYYYYKLKNKSRASNSALLNAVSVLCLLGISSSLRSLPRSALEDQMPVGFKGRALLAVEGDSGSVQPFDTKEIIGFVFGSISSVLYLCSRLPQMYTNFRRKSTEGVSFFLFALVILGNTTYGISVLLKNPDPGQGEASYIIHHLPWLIGSLGTLSLDLIISVQFMMYSKSPRDSAGGDEETAALLHN